A genomic region of Cloacibacillus sp. contains the following coding sequences:
- a CDS encoding ferredoxin: MGIKVNLDDCIGCGVCSELCPQNFKLDEDEGKCMVISQDPSQTVKEAAESCPVSAIMIG; encoded by the coding sequence ATGGGTATAAAAGTTAACTTAGACGACTGTATCGGATGCGGGGTATGTTCGGAGCTCTGCCCTCAGAACTTTAAGCTTGACGAAGATGAAGGCAAGTGCATGGTCATCAGCCAAGATCCTTCTCAGACTGTAAAAGAGGCGGCGGAAAGCTGCCCAGTTTCGGCAATCATGATAGGTTAG